One part of the Augochlora pura isolate Apur16 chromosome 3, APUR_v2.2.1, whole genome shotgun sequence genome encodes these proteins:
- the LOC144468009 gene encoding PI-PLC X domain-containing protein 2 isoform X1: MEYKSGFSYAMDNKQTDSNKDLEYWMTQLPAAIKNVSIIQLAIPGSHNTMTYAINRRNDVGPDEPNYIRALGRYCSLVSKPIIFNWSITQHDNIKDQLNGGIRYLDFRVATKPTNGDIYFVHGLYGSTIYQPLQEITEWLSSHSNEILIIDFQHFYSFSEVNHRHLVDTILHVFKKKLCPIASSFDHITLNWLNSERYQVIVIYRNIFAQNYSNLWPSGLWKTPWPNTVRVNELVDFLNLELQARPLQIGFISQCILTPDVPYVLQHLCGTLHRNLVTSCQKAILSWISQKRPGRGGLNIVIADFVSDNNFVFCKTVIENNRKFLHL, translated from the exons ATGGAATATAAAAGTGGTTTCTCATACGCAATGGATAACAAACAAACAGATTCAAACAAGGATCTAGAATATTGGATGACACAACTTCCGGcagcaataaaaaatgtatctaTAATACAATTAGCAATACCCG GTTCTCATAATACGATGACTTATGCTATAAATCGTCGCAATGACGTAGGGCCGGATGAACCAAACTACATTAGAGCTCTCGGCCGCTACTGCTCGCTCGTTTCAAAAcccattatttttaattggtctATTACGCAACATGACAATATCAAGGATCAGCTTAATGGAGGAATCCGATACTTAGATTTTCGCGTTGCAACAAAACCAACGAatggagatatttatttcgtgcATGGCTTATATGGATCAACAATATATCAACCATTACAAGAAATAACAGAATGGCTATCTTCCCACAGCaatgaaattctaatcatagatTTTCAACACTTCTATTCTTTCTCAGAAGTAAATCATCGCCATCTTGTTGACACAATTCTCcacgtatttaaaaaaaagttgtgTCCAATTGCTTCTAGCTTTGATCACATAACACTTAATTGGCTTAATTCGGAAAGATATcaagtaattgttatttatagaaatatttttgctcaAAACTATTCAAACTTGTGGCCAAGTGGATTATGGAAAACACCTTGGCCTAATACTGTTCGTGTTAATGAACTTGtagatttcttaaatttaGAACTTCAAGCGAGACCGTTGCAAATTGGTTTCATATCGCAATGTATCTTAACTCCAGACGTTCCGTATGTATTACAACATTTATGCGGTACATTACACAGAAATTTAGTAACGTCATGTCAAAAAGCGATTTTATCTTGGATAAGTCAGAAGCGACCTGGTCGAGGtggattaaatattgttattgctgATTTTGTAtcagataataattttgttttctgcAAGACAGTTATTGAAAACAATAGAAAGTTTCTTCATTTATAG
- the LOC144467977 gene encoding condensin complex subunit 2-like produces the protein MHAHKDVTNKLIDAVAYATPSLSPLRQKSIILQKTLAPFPVAQNDDEAERLARRRDFNSTSISLSTASSNNRRSSLGLSALGNIPSTQMEALVSQFIKLGTENKINAENAFSFEMIDFMTYMIKKHDANMCNLQMASVSLDVSTKIYAFRVDGVHMDMLKLISELGKQEKNNTNAKDDAEPMSTKEENENDRVQTKKKTTQKTKQQILFTVKSLRTNVETEKPTLTNIDSDLQSTNMLFQVILPNHARSRFYFHPYNDILIDTVERKQIQDNDVDYNIPTIKDISQIQLCPPMFYFDFQSFDANNAEVQPEEMNKNTFQFDLDLSLSQGNDELCAIMNCFDDIYMEEENVEKLVQVSDQVENIVDFREVLANTVQSKPSEYSFLRKNLNIHWTGPSHWKLTASKKNFNNSNIIEKCHQVPNRRKKELELNYAIETTSSMKDKYLQNKVSKIYTRTVKMEWNEEVLTLPPDQHYDIAHANNLYLQATIFKSSESTNQTKTTDVSDIVENYIYNNDNDITNYCPQTNVDEAEEPEENNVIHDDDAFADECMLFTQPLTGGNLVCMPKMTNRTTIAHCVRAKKIDMKQLKHAIWKCLSQDSNDQDVIANANQSLQNSNNMIGTKSFVKIYKTLPMLLTKTNAESLSFPISFVSLLHLANEKTLQISSSLDMTDLIVKQD, from the coding sequence ATGCATGCACATAAAGACGTCacaaacaaattaatagaTGCTGTTGCATACGCAACTCCATCTTTGTCACCGTTGAGGCAGAAAtcgattatattacaaaaaacaCTAGCTCCATTTCCTGTAGCGCAAAATGATGATGAAGCAGAACGGTTGGCTCGTCGCCGTGATTTTAACAGTACATCAATATCACTGTCTACTGCAAGTTCTAATAACAGAAGAAGCTCTTTAGGTCTTAGCGCATTGGGTAATATACCAAGTACTCAAATGGAAGCGCTTGTATctcaatttataaaacttggtacagaaaataaaatcaatgctGAAAATGCTTTCAGCTTCGAAATGATTGATTTTATGACGTATATGATCAAAAAGCATGATGCAAACATGTGCAATTTACAAATGGCCAGTGTATCTTTAGATGTAAGTACTAAAATTTATGCATTTCGTGTTGATGGTGTGCATATGGATATGCTCAAGCTGATTAGTGAATTAGGAAAGCaagaaaaaaacaatacaaatGCAAAAGATGATGCAGAACCAATGTCTActaaagaagaaaatgaaaatgatcgggtccaaacgaaaaagaaaacaacgcaaaaaacgaaacaacaaatactttttacagtGAAAAGTTTAAGAACAAATGTTGAAACTGAAAAACCTACATTAACAAATATAGACTCAGATTTGCAAAGTACGAATATGCTTTTCCAAGTTATATTACCTAACCATGCAAGGTCTAGGTTTTATTTTCACCCATACAATGATATTTTGATAGATACAGTAGAGCGTAAACAAATACAAGATAATGATGttgattataatattccaacaataaaagatatttcacAAATTCAACTTTGCCCTCctatgttttattttgatttccaAAGTTTTGATGCAAATAACGCGGAAGTGCAAccagaagaaatgaataaaaatacatttcagtTTGATTTAGATTTATCATTATCACAAGGTAATGACGAATTATGTGCTATTATGAATTGTTTTGATGATATATATATGGAAGAGGAAAATGTAGAAAAGTTAGTCCAAGTATCTGAtcaagtagaaaatattgtagacTTCCGTGAAGTTCTAGCCAATACTGTACAATCTAAACCTTCggaatattcatttcttcgaaaaaatttgaatatacaTTGGACGGGCCCATCTCATTGGAAACTTACTGCTTCCAAGAAAAACTTTAATAACAGTAACATAATCGAAAAATGTCATCAAGTACCAAATCGGAGGAAAaaagaactagaattaaattatgctATAGAAACAACAAGTAGCatgaaagataaatatttacaaaataaagtatctaaaatatatactagAACGGTTAAAATGGAATGGAATGAAGAAGTATTAACATTACCTCCAGACCAACATTATGATATTGCACATGCTAATAACTTGTATCTTCAGGCAACGATATTTAAATCCTCTGAAAGTACAAATCAGACGAAAACTACTGATGTGTCtgatattgtagaaaattatatatataataatgataatgatataaCAAATTACTGTCCTCAGACGAATGTTGATGAAGCTGAAGAGCctgaagaaaataatgtcattCATGATGATGATGCATTTGCAGATGAATGCATGTTATTTACACAGCCTTTGACTGGTGGTAATTTAGTTTGTATGCCTAAAATGACAAATAGAACAACTATTGCACATTGTGTACGCgcaaaaaaaattgatatgaaacaattaaaacatgCTATTTGGAAATGCTTATCACAAGACAGTAACGATCAAGATGTGATAGCGAACGCGAATCAAAGTctgcaaaattcaaataatatgaTTGGTACTAAAAGTTTTGtcaaaatttacaaaacgtTACCCATGTTACTAACAAAAACGAATGCAGAATCATTAAGTTTTCCGATCTCTTTCGTATCACTTTTACATTTAGCAAATGAAAAAACACTCCAAATATCGTCTTCGCTTGACATGACTGATCTCATCGTAAAACAAGATTAA
- the LOC144468009 gene encoding PI-PLC X domain-containing protein 2 isoform X2, translating into MTYAINRRNDVGPDEPNYIRALGRYCSLVSKPIIFNWSITQHDNIKDQLNGGIRYLDFRVATKPTNGDIYFVHGLYGSTIYQPLQEITEWLSSHSNEILIIDFQHFYSFSEVNHRHLVDTILHVFKKKLCPIASSFDHITLNWLNSERYQVIVIYRNIFAQNYSNLWPSGLWKTPWPNTVRVNELVDFLNLELQARPLQIGFISQCILTPDVPYVLQHLCGTLHRNLVTSCQKAILSWISQKRPGRGGLNIVIADFVSDNNFVFCKTVIENNRKFLHL; encoded by the coding sequence ATGACTTATGCTATAAATCGTCGCAATGACGTAGGGCCGGATGAACCAAACTACATTAGAGCTCTCGGCCGCTACTGCTCGCTCGTTTCAAAAcccattatttttaattggtctATTACGCAACATGACAATATCAAGGATCAGCTTAATGGAGGAATCCGATACTTAGATTTTCGCGTTGCAACAAAACCAACGAatggagatatttatttcgtgcATGGCTTATATGGATCAACAATATATCAACCATTACAAGAAATAACAGAATGGCTATCTTCCCACAGCaatgaaattctaatcatagatTTTCAACACTTCTATTCTTTCTCAGAAGTAAATCATCGCCATCTTGTTGACACAATTCTCcacgtatttaaaaaaaagttgtgTCCAATTGCTTCTAGCTTTGATCACATAACACTTAATTGGCTTAATTCGGAAAGATATcaagtaattgttatttatagaaatatttttgctcaAAACTATTCAAACTTGTGGCCAAGTGGATTATGGAAAACACCTTGGCCTAATACTGTTCGTGTTAATGAACTTGtagatttcttaaatttaGAACTTCAAGCGAGACCGTTGCAAATTGGTTTCATATCGCAATGTATCTTAACTCCAGACGTTCCGTATGTATTACAACATTTATGCGGTACATTACACAGAAATTTAGTAACGTCATGTCAAAAAGCGATTTTATCTTGGATAAGTCAGAAGCGACCTGGTCGAGGtggattaaatattgttattgctgATTTTGTAtcagataataattttgttttctgcAAGACAGTTATTGAAAACAATAGAAAGTTTCTTCATTTATAG